The DNA region GTGGGAGCGCGGCGCGGGTAGGAGGTGCGCGCGCGGCGCAAAGGAGATGACCGGTTTTTAGGGAAAATTAGGAAAAATTTAGTTTTTGTATAATagtgcagaacctgttatatatgaattatatttgaTTTTCATTTGTTTAATAATTCTTATATGATGTTGCTTTtattgaattgatgttatgagTTTAGTTGATATATTTTGAGAAATTGGAATTGATTTGATATGTtgagctggtgatgaatatgctaaaataattaagacttggagatggttTGAATaagcatatgttagttgagttttgcacaatacactgcatagttgtcaagaggcaatgtttgctagttctcgtggaggctagtgacttgtcccaaaactggagtgattttgaaagcctagagcgagggttttattggtggttatctgtctggagtggacgcggtaaTACCGCttaggataacaactttggtaccaaagacattTGCACGGAGTCACACTTGAGTCATAAGTTATTGTAGGGAGTTATTGTTGTTAATTAAAGTTAACTGCAATATCTTTGGAGAAGAATTGTGATGTTGTGGTAATTgacaatatttatatttgcttTGTCTAAGCTATGATTATGGAGTATTGGCATTGTGAGACTCGGATTTttaaagcttagaataaattaattaatttcctgtTCACAATTAGGATTTAATACAACGTGAAAGGAATTTACATAAGTGGTTGctgtttaaaaataatttaatgaagAAGTAAATTCATGGATTAATTAATTCTATCTCTGTAGTCAATTTAGTCGATAACTTGACTCATTTACATGACTGTCTTAGAACGAGAGCGTTTATATAGAGTCAAAGTACTCTTAAAACACTGTAGAAATTAAGTCATAAGAATTCTGTAGATATACAGAATTGCTCGTATACCTTCCTACGACAAACAGAttaatacgaaaccctggaatttacgaacactcatttccgataccgggaggtttgccgaaactgaatccctggtttttctagaGCTATTAAATTAACCTACGATGAAACTTTTcctgttcggagcttcaaataaagatttcatccgcttatgcccactctaatcgacgttccaaatctttcttcagaaggaagtttctgcatccgaggtcaaaaccataaagtgcattttaagccggtaaacattaaaaacaagcctcgaaaaccaaaaatcatactgatatttctttgaagaattagaagattcagcgggaagaatatcgtgtctaaaatacgttggaatcagtaggaaaaatcggaattgcgaaataatcattttctcacgttttcaatttcctataaatagaacttctaaaactcaaaaaaaatcacaccatccttttcattttctttgttggccgtgggtgagcttgagggagaaaggaggaagagttttttccggttcttgcctgatcgttgctctgttttttgctacgcgtaggcctcgaggtactgatgttatttctttcttctgatcttaaattccgtcgctttttgctatgtctttctgtgctccaagttttgagctttttgtaaaactgtccaaataggttgattttagtgtctaaaaaTATTCTCTTCGTACCCAAGAACAAGAATACGTCATTATTATCGCCAAATTCCAGCCGGTTTGTCCTAGATCTCTATAACTGTGAAAATGACTCATTTCTTCTAAAGTTTCTGTTTTTATCATCTAAAACTTGCGACTGAGCTTAGcctcagtaggattagttgttctAAATAATTTTAGGAACGTACCCATCTAATTTATTTTCagaaatttcaactttgagttttcgagctaaaaacactgaccaaaatacccctgtgttagttttcgacccgataatttttctgagagtttctctGGCCTAGATattgcctaagaatacctaggaattaatttagatcgaagaaaaagtttgggAAAACCCTGTTTCCAGCACTGGCCGAAACTTGTAGTAATTggaccgtgtccaaaaataatttttgggtctgtatggcctgagctatagcgaagctctctccgttgtcaaaattttggctttggttttgtgtcattccgagttttgtagcttgagttatgcgcattttagcgaacAAAGGTTATGTCGTCTATTCATGCTTaaatattgtactctgaagcttcttaagctttgtctaacgctagttagtattgttttgaccgaattgacttgttttgattgactttcgcttcgtttgctcaaagattcgtttggaggaacacttggagcaggaaaagaggattgtgaaggagccttgcttgaacacactggacgagttcgaggttagggcaacttacttactagctatttttgtgtgtaggcgtcgataaattcgacttgaatatatTGTGATAGTGAGTGGCAACTCACCGTTATTAGCTAATGACCTAGAGTCGACTTGttcgacttatttgttaaattctgcacaaatattgcatgaactgttctgaaaaatgttttctggaggcttcggccgagtgaactgattgagacgtgtgtctcagttttctgggcttcggccgacatgggagattaggatttatcgctttgatatgttgataattgactcgcatgtttaattgttaaatggtttactataggctatgtgattatttcTTCACATGATATTTGAATTACATATGGGATTacttgttcacatgatatttggattatattgattatattgtgtctttctattacgcacttgaattgctgactatattgaatataccgtgcaattgcgcgaatgagtgaggaacgtcaagatagtggataacgggtagttatgccagactcctaacgagtttttggataaagtttgatgggacggaccgaggttcgtaccctattattgttttatggatcgagaccttctcaaaggaaaattgagtttgaaaatgatattggaaaaaaaccccatttgaattcacgtaagaacttgggttgttctgtctaaggcaagaagggcttttaatgggGCATTGTGCCCGACCAGCTTACCtaggaacttctcgggccattacttgggtgatgatggaccttttgttttgagaccttctccagggaatcattggaattatgggatctttgaaactaataggattagagacgaaacttaaacaatttcataatgaacctccataatgtattaaacaacctcaaaacccttaatataatgataaaagactcagacgaaagtttagggcttgaacattaagttttgaaaatgagaagtgtcgtcggatccaggtttctagggaaaccattgtgcgttggcactttgctcgatgagcaagttttattggttggccaatccaagggataagccggggaactagtcagttctgagtatgttgatactcttttgctcgttgagcagtttgtttggccatcgagatggtgagccatggtaagttgaaaggtcactgagtgcgagctgcattcttttgctcgttgagcagtttgtttggccatcgagatggtgagccatggtaagttgaaaggtcactgagtgcgagctgcattcctttgctcgttgagcagtttggttggccatcgagacggtgagcccaagtgactaggaaagttaccaaatgcgattagcacttctttgtttaccttagggtattgtagagacaatgtactctagctagacacgcgtaccttggtgaggacgtttcgttgtttggctaaccatattgcattcatgcatacatttcttggaaagtgtgctgctttccgaaggacgatctcagatcggacttcatcggagcgagatgcttcataaaagcgagatgctttacagaagcgagatgcttcataagagcgagatgctttagtggagcgagatgcttggcttgtcccatccatcgagatggtgacattttatccggatcatcttttgagcatgacatagcattggcacaccatgcacttaactatattcgttgatatattgcttatcgagttttcgagatataacttatagaattgttgagatattgaatattgaattgttattagaaatctaataacatgttatgtatataccttagggtagacgatacagaacttatatgtatatatacaacctatatatatatacccctttattcatcacatgttgcttgtattatctattatattctgtgagttgaccctagcgccttggctttgtgtgtatggttgtgtttgggcggtcggcctgctgccagacgtccaacagctgattcaagatggttcgtcgttcggggaggatcctgagcgcaatgactactactgaaccttcgacgtggacccggacttcatgcatgatcggatgagggtcgatgttaggagtgtattatatgggggattgttttcacagctctgattgtcatttctcattttggggtagggtaggtccccgactattagcttttgtgtggttctcttccaggaGGATCACAGGTAGTTTGTCGGGCATAGGAAGTATTTCGAAATGTcgtttggggctgacttatcttcttgaaaactgtattcataaaactcatggctctgaccatgggatgtacttattcgcctgcgggcactatctccaattactttatgtttattatctttgggttgagtcttcattatgttaagtcttctatttgaaaagaaaacaaaaaaaatatttacgcattttccgcactattgatttaaagtcactaaagtggcaccaccaaaatcggggtgctacattgtggtatcagagcttgtcgagtctttcgggagtctttggggaataggtcttctgtgctctgcaaagagtaaaaaaaattgattgtctggaaagcgatttttcgcttagaattgattgaagttattgcttaatcatattttaTAGTCATAacaaatgctatcttatgatgagtactaactgtttgtcgaacttaacagaacatggtgaacgctaaccaattaGCGGaaatgatggccactatggcccaagctgtaaCTGCACAAGCTAACGATAACGCTCaaaggcgtgctgctgaggaggcacgtgatcatcACCAACGTCAGGGAGAGGTAACTCTCGACCAAAACAAGGGACTCAATGACTTTaggagacaagatcctcctAAGTTTACTGGTGGAACTGACCatgacaaagcggatctctggatccaaaaGATCGAGAAAATTTTTGGTGTACTGCAAACTGCtgaaggtgccaaggtgggcatggctaCATACCTTTTACTTGGGGATGttgaatactggtggagaggcgccagaggaactATGGAAGCAAATGGAGAAGAaattaactggaactctttccgagctgcttttctggagaagtatttttccactagtgctcgggatgagcgggaggcacagtttctgacacttcgtcaggggAGCATGTCCATACCTGAATATGCTTCTAAACTGGAGTCTTTGgccaagcatttccaattcttcaacAAACATGTGGACGAGCGCTATATGTGTAAGCgttttgtgaatgggctgaggcctgatattgaagattcTGTGAGGCCGCTGAGAATCTTTCGTTTCCAGTCgctggttgagaaagccactgaagtggaaCTGGTGAAAAACAAGAGGTTGAACCGTGCTGGTACTGGAGGACCgatgaggtcaggttctcagaCTTACCAAGGAAAGGAAAAATCTCAgcagaagaagccgtatcaatGCCCGGAGGGGGGAGGTTTTACCTCAGGATCTTACAAGCCTTTGACTGCTGTCACTCCAGGGGCAAGAAACCAATCAGCACACCTAGAGGTGACCTGcttcaggtgtgggaagactggacattaTGCGAACGCATGTATGAACCAAGGGCCccgatgtttcaattgcaaccaaccagGGCATAAGGCCGTCGATTGCAGGGCACCCAAGGCTGAACCAACTGTCAACACTGCAAtgggaaagcgtcctgctgctagaggaaaagtttatatcatggatggGGAAGAAGTTGGAGGAGCTGATGGGGTAAGTAGAGAGAAACGCaggaacgatggtaactttctaactattccttctaATTTCTAGTATAACCTACACCTTTACTCTCGAAGCATGAGCACCACACCTAATTGCTTTTATtattgagctttgaccttatagttatcaCACCTACTAAGACCTTATGTGACGGTCGCTCGTGTTTTAAACTACGAAAGTTATACGAAGTTTAGAATGACATACTAAACCAAGAGAGTGGTTTTAGGAAATGAGTTTAGTGCAGGACACGGTATTAAGACGCAAGACGGAAATTAATTTGAATAGTGACTGAGtaggagttagaggaaaagattaAGGAACGGTATTCAGAACATTTCGCTGAActctaagtttcgaggacgaaactttctttttggagtgTAGTAATGTGAGACTCGGATTTttaaagcttagaataaattaattaatttcctgtTCACAATTAGGATTTAATACAACGTGAAAGGAATTTACATAAGTGGTTgttgtttaaaaataatttaatgaagaagaaaattcatggattaattaattctatccctgtaGTCAATTTAGTCGATAACTTGACTCATTTACATGTCTTAGAACGAGAGCGTTTATATAGAGTCAAAGTACTCTTAAAACACTGTAGAAATTAAGTCATAAGAATTCTGAAGATATACAGAATTGCTCGTATACCTTCCTATGACAAGCAGAttaatacgaaaccctggaatttacgaacactcatttccgataccgggaggtttgccgaaactgaatccctggtttttctagagctattaaattaacctacgatgaagacttttcctgttcggagcttcaaataaagatttcatccgggtgtgcccactctaatcgacgttccaaatctttctttagaaggaagtttctgcatccgaggtcaaaaccataaagtgcattttaagccggtaaacattaaaaacaagcctcgaaaaccaaaaatcatactgatatttctttgaagaattagaagattcagcgggaagaatatcgtgtctaaaatacgttggaatcagtaggaaaaatcggaatcgcgaaataatcattttctcacgttttcaatttcctataaataggacttcaaaaactccaaaaaaatCACACcatccttttcattttctttgttggccgtgggtgagcttgagggagaaaggaggaagagttttttccggttcttgcctgatcgttgctctgtttgttgctacgcgtaggcctcgaggtactgatgttatttctttcttctgatcttaaattTCGTCGCTTTttgctatgtctttctgtgctccaagttttgagctttttgtaaaactgtccaaataggttgattttagtgtctaaaaaTATTCTCTTCGTACCCAAGAACAAGAATACGTCATTATTATCGCCAAATTCCAGCCGGTTTGTCCTAGATCTCTATAACTGTGAAAATGACTCATTTCTTCTAAAGTTTCTGTTTTTATCATCTAAAACTTGCGACTGAGCTTAGcctcagtaggattagttgttctAAATAATTTTAGGAACGTACCCATCTAATTTATTTTCagaaatttcaactttgagttttcgagctaaaaacactgaccaaaatacccctgtgttagttttcgacccgataatttttctgagagtttctctGGCCTAGATattgcctaagaatacctaggaattaattaaatcgaagaaaaagtttgggAAAACCCTGTTTCTAGCACTGGCCGAAACTTGTAGTAATTggaccgtgtccaaaaataatttttgggtctgtatggcctgagctatagcgaAGATCTCTCCGTTGTCAAAAGTTTGGCTTtggttttgtgtcattccgagttctgtagcttgagttatgcgcattttagcgaacAAAGGTTATGTCGTCTATTCATGCTTAAATATTGTACACTGAAGCTTCTTAAGATTTGTCTaacgctagttagtattgttttgaccgaattgacttgttttgattgactttcgcttcgtttgctcaaagattcgtttggaggaacacttggagcaggaaaagaggattgtgaaggagccttgcttgaacacactggacgagttcgaggttagggcaacttacttactagctatttttgtgtgtaggcgtcgataaattcgacttgaatatatTGTGATAGTGAGTGGAAACTCATCGTTATTAGCTAATGACCTAGAGTCGACTTGttcgacttatttgttaaattctgtacaaatattgcatgaactgttctgaaaaatgttttctggaggcttcggccgagtgaactgattgagacgtgtgtctccgttttctgagcttcggccgacatgggagattaggatTCATCacattgatatgttgataattgactcgcatgtttaattgaaaaatggttaactataggctatgtgattatttgttcacatgatatttgaaTTACATATGGGATTacttgttcacatgatatttggattatattgattatattgtgtctttctattacgcact from Lotus japonicus ecotype B-129 chromosome 2, LjGifu_v1.2 includes:
- the LOC130736310 gene encoding uncharacterized protein LOC130736310, producing the protein MVNANQLAEMMATMAQAVTAQANDNAQRRAAEEARDHHQRQGEVTLDQNKGLNDFRRQDPPKFTGGTDHDKADLWIQKIEKIFGVLQTAEGAKFLTLRQGSMSIPEYASKLESLAKHFQFFNKHVDERYMCKRFVNGLRPDIEDSVRPLRIFRFQSLVEKATEVELVKNKRLNRAGTGGPMRSGSQTYQGKEKSQQKKPYQCPEGGGFTSGSYKPLTAVTPGARNQSAHLEVTCFRCGKTGHYANACMNQGPRCFNCNQPGHKAVDCRAPKAEPTVNTAMGKRPAARGKVYIMDGEEVGGADGVSREKRRNDGNFLTIPSNF